In Alteribacter lacisalsi, a genomic segment contains:
- the dat gene encoding D-amino-acid transaminase, translating to MTIEYINGKYLSSGEAAVPLEERGHQFGDGVYEVIRYYNGHGFMLEEHLERLEKSAGEIRIDLDGGIGRIKEIIEEGVEKSGLKDCYVYLQVTRGIAPRNHLFPKETKPSVSMTVKPASALTRDMVENGVAAVTHADERWANCYIKSLNLLPNILAKQTASEKGCYEAILHKDGRVTEASSSNAFIVKDDTIITTPLSREILPGITRAALKDVCDTAGIRFDEQHFTVREMKQADEVFITSTTSEVLPVTTIDGDPVKDGKPGNMTKLVLELFQARTQNR from the coding sequence ATGACGATTGAATACATCAACGGGAAGTATCTAAGTTCCGGTGAAGCAGCTGTGCCGTTAGAGGAGCGCGGGCACCAGTTTGGTGACGGCGTTTACGAAGTAATCCGGTATTACAATGGACATGGCTTTATGCTGGAGGAACATCTGGAGCGCCTTGAAAAAAGTGCAGGTGAAATCCGTATCGATCTTGATGGCGGGATCGGCAGAATCAAAGAAATTATAGAAGAGGGCGTGGAAAAATCCGGACTGAAGGACTGTTATGTCTATCTACAGGTAACAAGGGGGATCGCCCCGAGAAATCACCTGTTTCCAAAAGAGACAAAGCCGTCTGTCTCTATGACAGTCAAGCCGGCTTCAGCACTCACCAGGGACATGGTTGAAAACGGCGTGGCGGCCGTTACCCATGCGGATGAGCGCTGGGCGAACTGTTATATCAAATCGCTTAACCTCCTGCCCAACATTCTGGCAAAACAGACCGCTTCAGAAAAAGGCTGTTATGAAGCGATCCTTCATAAGGATGGCCGTGTGACGGAAGCATCAAGCTCAAATGCGTTTATCGTGAAAGACGATACGATTATCACCACTCCTCTCAGCCGTGAAATTCTTCCGGGAATTACGAGGGCTGCCTTAAAGGACGTGTGTGACACAGCAGGAATCCGGTTCGATGAACAACATTTTACTGTTAGGGAAATGAAACAGGCAGACGAAGTGTTTATTACAAGCACCACGTCAGAAGTTCTTCCGGTTACCACCATCGACGGTGATCCTGTGAAAGACGGCAAGCCGGGGAATATGACAAAGCTTGTGCTCGAACTGTTTCAGGCACGCACCCAGAACAGATGA
- a CDS encoding P1 family peptidase, producing the protein MTELNRNIWKLSPGDKNCITDVPGVKVGHVTLDEPLENGERICTGVTAILPHPGNLFRQKVAGAGVVLNGFGKTTGLIQLNELGLLESPIMLTNTFAVPAVTEGTLRYLFSRTPEIGDTTGTVNTVTGECNDSYLNTIRHFAVKPDHAVKAIEEASDEPSAEGAVGAGRGMVCFGMKGGIGTASRLAGGYTVGVLVLSNFGKKEEFQDERYKGGRYSGTEGVNAESDGSIMIILASDAPLDHRRLTRVARRCAIGLGRTGSHMSHGSGDIAIAFSTACRYPHQLEAQTFSCDLIREEQPVMHTLFQAAAEATEEAIVRSLMKAETTTGRKGRTVQGWS; encoded by the coding sequence ATGACAGAGCTGAACCGGAATATCTGGAAGCTTTCGCCCGGAGATAAGAACTGTATTACCGATGTTCCAGGTGTCAAAGTGGGCCACGTGACCCTTGATGAGCCTCTTGAGAACGGTGAACGAATCTGTACCGGTGTGACAGCCATTCTCCCCCACCCCGGTAACCTGTTTCGCCAGAAGGTTGCCGGAGCAGGGGTTGTACTGAATGGGTTTGGAAAAACAACCGGGCTGATTCAGCTGAACGAACTGGGCCTTCTTGAATCACCAATCATGCTTACAAACACGTTCGCAGTCCCTGCTGTAACCGAAGGAACGCTCCGCTACCTGTTTTCCAGGACACCAGAGATCGGTGATACAACCGGTACAGTTAATACGGTAACTGGAGAATGCAACGACAGTTATTTGAATACAATTCGTCATTTTGCCGTTAAACCGGATCACGCAGTAAAGGCAATTGAAGAGGCATCCGATGAACCGTCTGCTGAAGGAGCAGTTGGTGCAGGAAGAGGAATGGTCTGCTTCGGGATGAAGGGCGGTATCGGCACCGCGTCCAGACTGGCAGGAGGGTACACAGTCGGCGTGCTGGTTTTGAGTAATTTCGGTAAAAAAGAGGAGTTTCAGGATGAACGGTACAAAGGTGGCAGGTATTCAGGGACAGAGGGAGTGAATGCGGAATCGGACGGATCGATCATGATTATTCTGGCATCCGATGCTCCGCTCGATCACAGGCGCCTCACCCGTGTGGCCAGACGTTGTGCGATCGGGCTCGGCAGAACGGGAAGCCATATGAGTCACGGGAGCGGTGACATTGCCATTGCTTTTTCGACAGCCTGCCGATATCCCCACCAGTTAGAAGCGCAGACTTTTTCCTGTGACCTGATTCGGGAAGAGCAGCCGGTCATGCACACTCTGTTTCAGGCAGCCGCAGAAGCAACTGAAGAAGCGATTGTCCGCTCACTAATGAAAGCTGAAACAACAACTGGAAGAAAAGGCCGGACCGTGCAGGGCTGGTCATAA
- the aceB gene encoding malate synthase A — MISEDLQKKYGRILTGDACEFVTKLHEEFEPERQSVLRQRGRQQEDIDSGNLPDFRKETAEIRNGTWTVDDVPASLYDRRVEITGPAGNRKMVLNALNSGAKVFMADLEDANSPTWENQLAGQENLYDAIRRQLDFTAENGKEYVLTDNPAVLLVRPRGWHLDETSVHINGKPVSGALFDFGLYFFHNAKELLNRGAGPYFYLPKLESHLEARLWNKVFTYAQRELGLPEGTIKATVLIETIHGAFEADEILYELRKHSAGLNCGRWDYIFSYIKKLRNHDRFILPDRSLVTMTVNFMRAYTLYVVKTCHRRNAHAIGGMAAQIPVKGDPEANSAALDKVKKDKEREVLDGHDGTWVAHPALVRVAMEVFNRHMQEPNQRSRQREDVIVTAADLLAVPEGPITEEGLRANISVGLQYVEAWLRGQGAVPINHLMEDVATAEISRAQVWQWIRHPKGVLDDGRKVTNELVLKLVKEEIAKISTVPSDKAFKESRFEAAEQIFSDLVTEEQFTEFLTLKAYPYLNESEEAVK; from the coding sequence ATGATTAGCGAAGATCTTCAGAAAAAATACGGCAGGATTCTGACGGGCGATGCGTGCGAATTTGTCACTAAGCTGCATGAGGAATTCGAACCAGAACGGCAATCTGTACTAAGACAGAGAGGACGGCAGCAGGAGGACATTGACAGTGGAAATCTTCCGGATTTTCGTAAGGAAACAGCTGAGATCAGAAACGGCACTTGGACAGTGGATGACGTTCCGGCTTCCCTGTACGACCGGAGGGTGGAAATTACAGGTCCGGCAGGCAACCGGAAGATGGTGCTTAATGCCCTCAATTCAGGAGCGAAAGTCTTCATGGCTGATCTTGAGGATGCGAATTCCCCTACCTGGGAAAATCAGCTTGCAGGACAGGAAAATCTGTACGATGCGATCAGGAGACAACTTGATTTTACGGCTGAAAACGGAAAGGAATACGTGCTCACTGACAACCCGGCCGTACTTCTTGTCCGCCCCAGAGGCTGGCATCTGGATGAAACTTCTGTACACATAAACGGCAAGCCGGTCAGCGGGGCACTTTTTGATTTCGGACTTTATTTTTTTCATAATGCCAAAGAACTCCTGAACCGGGGAGCCGGCCCGTATTTTTATCTTCCGAAACTGGAATCCCATCTGGAAGCGAGATTATGGAACAAAGTATTTACCTATGCGCAGAGAGAACTGGGTTTACCGGAAGGCACAATAAAGGCCACTGTATTAATTGAAACTATTCACGGTGCTTTTGAGGCGGATGAAATTCTTTATGAACTGAGAAAACACAGTGCCGGGCTGAACTGCGGTCGATGGGATTACATCTTCAGCTACATTAAGAAACTGCGCAATCACGACCGCTTCATCCTGCCGGACCGGTCGCTTGTAACAATGACGGTTAATTTTATGCGGGCCTATACCCTTTACGTAGTGAAAACCTGCCATAGACGAAATGCGCATGCAATCGGCGGGATGGCAGCTCAGATCCCGGTTAAAGGAGATCCGGAAGCGAACAGCGCCGCGCTTGATAAAGTAAAGAAGGACAAAGAGCGTGAAGTGCTCGACGGACATGATGGTACATGGGTAGCTCATCCGGCACTCGTTCGGGTAGCGATGGAAGTGTTTAACCGGCATATGCAGGAGCCTAATCAGCGTTCCAGACAGCGTGAAGACGTTATTGTCACAGCAGCCGACCTTCTTGCGGTTCCCGAAGGGCCAATTACAGAGGAAGGTCTTCGAGCTAATATTTCTGTAGGGTTACAGTATGTGGAAGCCTGGCTCAGGGGGCAGGGTGCGGTGCCAATTAATCATCTGATGGAAGATGTGGCAACTGCAGAAATTTCACGGGCCCAGGTCTGGCAGTGGATCCGTCACCCGAAAGGGGTTCTGGATGATGGAAGAAAGGTTACAAATGAACTCGTGCTGAAACTGGTCAAAGAGGAAATCGCAAAAATCAGCACAGTGCCCAGTGACAAGGCGTTTAAGGAAAGCAGATTTGAGGCAGCGGAGCAGATATTCAGCGATCTGGTGACAGAAGAACAATTTACGGAATTTCTTACTCTTAAAGCATACCCATATTTAAATGAATCGGAGGAGGCGGTAAAATGA
- the aceA gene encoding isocitrate lyase: MMRKTAEQVKKDWDTNERWMGVERPYTAEEVDRLKGSLTIEHTLARHGAEKLWSSLHTEDFIRALGALTGNQAVQQVKAGLKAIYLSGWQVAADANLSGQMYPDQSLYPANSVPSVVKRINQALQRADQIDHSEGKSETDWFVPIVADAEAGFGGQLNVFELMKGMIEAGAAAVHFEDQLSSEKKCGHLGGKVLLPTQQSVRNLISARLAADVLDVPTVIIARTDANAANLITSDVDPEDHRFITGERTPEGFYRTTAGIDQAIARGLSYAPYADLIWCETSEPNLEEARKFAAAIHEKFPGKLLAYNCSPSFNWKKKLDDVTIARFQEELGRMGYKFQFVTLAGFHALNHSMFELAREYSTRGMAAYSELQEAEFASEKDGYTATKHQREVGTGYFDEVATVISGGTSSTTALKGSTEEEQFTK, encoded by the coding sequence ATGATGAGAAAAACAGCAGAGCAGGTTAAAAAAGACTGGGATACAAATGAGCGCTGGATGGGGGTTGAGCGTCCCTATACGGCTGAGGAAGTGGATCGCCTGAAAGGGTCGCTGACGATCGAGCATACACTCGCGCGCCACGGAGCCGAAAAACTCTGGTCTTCTCTCCATACGGAGGATTTTATCCGGGCTCTAGGAGCGCTGACGGGAAATCAGGCCGTTCAGCAGGTAAAAGCAGGGCTAAAGGCCATATACTTAAGCGGCTGGCAGGTGGCAGCTGATGCCAATCTTTCGGGACAGATGTACCCGGACCAGAGTCTGTATCCGGCAAACAGTGTACCGAGTGTTGTGAAGCGGATTAACCAGGCTCTCCAGAGAGCCGATCAGATCGACCACAGTGAGGGAAAAAGCGAAACTGACTGGTTCGTTCCCATTGTGGCTGACGCTGAAGCCGGTTTTGGCGGCCAGCTGAACGTATTTGAACTCATGAAAGGCATGATTGAAGCCGGTGCAGCAGCTGTCCATTTTGAAGATCAGCTCTCATCTGAAAAGAAGTGCGGGCACCTTGGCGGGAAAGTCCTTCTTCCAACACAGCAGTCTGTACGCAACCTCATCTCAGCCCGTCTGGCAGCGGACGTGCTGGACGTACCGACGGTCATTATCGCCCGGACGGATGCGAACGCAGCCAACCTGATTACAAGTGATGTAGATCCGGAAGATCACCGGTTTATAACAGGTGAGCGGACACCTGAAGGTTTCTACCGTACAACAGCCGGCATCGACCAGGCTATTGCCCGGGGGCTCTCCTACGCACCTTATGCCGATCTGATCTGGTGCGAAACGAGCGAACCGAACCTCGAGGAGGCCCGGAAATTCGCTGCGGCGATTCATGAAAAGTTCCCTGGGAAACTGCTTGCCTATAACTGCTCGCCGTCTTTCAACTGGAAAAAGAAGCTTGATGACGTAACCATTGCCCGTTTTCAGGAGGAACTCGGCCGGATGGGCTATAAATTCCAGTTTGTGACCCTCGCCGGTTTCCATGCCCTCAACCACAGCATGTTTGAACTGGCCAGAGAATACAGCACAAGGGGAATGGCTGCATACTCCGAACTTCAGGAAGCTGAATTTGCGAGTGAAAAAGACGGCTACACGGCTACGAAGCATCAGCGGGAAGTCGGGACCGGCTATTTTGATGAAGTAGCCACGGTAATTTCAGGAGGCACCTCATCAACAACAGCCCTTAAAGGCTCTACTGAAGAAGAACAGTTCACAAAGTAA
- a CDS encoding DUF4129 domain-containing protein, with protein sequence MEHSLARKGYGRLAFQTADEWLAPLPAPDSAKDTIARTYQKVRYGGEQVSKDERERFKQAIRHVMTEVKQKGER encoded by the coding sequence ATGGAGCATTCACTGGCCAGAAAAGGGTACGGGCGGCTTGCTTTTCAGACGGCGGATGAATGGCTTGCCCCCCTCCCCGCTCCGGATTCAGCAAAAGACACGATCGCCCGGACTTATCAAAAAGTCCGCTACGGCGGCGAACAGGTGTCAAAGGATGAGCGGGAAAGATTTAAACAGGCCATCAGGCATGTCATGACGGAGGTAAAACAGAAGGGTGAGAGATAA
- a CDS encoding DUF58 domain-containing protein translates to MKKEWLIESRHSRTYTAMLMLVPFLLLTAVIMRDILMASLSVFFILFVFVNRWYLRYVTSRLTIPYEHQTIRLFPGEEGHVTIPFTNQSRLPVINGTWGCHLYDHESALGKNTDDPSSYQKSLSIPPGTSRRFSVPVQAVKRGTVQVRSLEAVIYDPFRLSFVKMQYHGSFRGDVVVYPDPAALSQLKTLHLQEKGQHVQPFSLFEDVTMPRGTRPYQSKDPFNRLNWKATARTGEIQTNVYENVTLSKWTMVINVRSDETVSSTIPDLETVLSQACFAVRYAVRHQIRFDLYVNVRIPGSDNGLYLAADEGKQHGMRALEIFARLRHGQLTISEDRLLQRILSSRSEPPKAILHFGTYGYMERFYYGKAGKLGTQAILIPSEGGDADVLAT, encoded by the coding sequence ATGAAAAAGGAATGGCTGATTGAATCGCGTCATTCCAGAACCTACACAGCAATGCTGATGCTGGTGCCGTTCCTGCTCCTCACTGCTGTCATTATGAGAGATATTCTCATGGCGAGTCTATCTGTCTTTTTTATTCTGTTTGTGTTCGTGAACAGGTGGTACCTCAGGTATGTGACTTCTCGTCTGACAATTCCTTACGAACACCAGACCATCAGGCTCTTCCCCGGGGAAGAAGGGCACGTTACCATTCCCTTTACAAATCAAAGCCGGCTTCCTGTCATTAACGGGACATGGGGCTGCCACCTGTATGATCATGAGTCTGCTCTTGGTAAAAATACAGACGATCCCTCTTCATATCAAAAAAGCCTGAGCATTCCACCTGGCACGTCCCGGCGGTTCTCCGTTCCTGTCCAGGCAGTAAAAAGAGGAACCGTACAGGTCCGCTCCCTTGAAGCAGTGATTTACGATCCGTTTAGACTCAGCTTTGTGAAAATGCAGTATCATGGGTCTTTCAGGGGAGATGTGGTCGTTTATCCTGATCCTGCAGCCCTGAGCCAGCTCAAAACCCTTCACCTTCAGGAAAAGGGACAGCACGTCCAGCCTTTTTCTCTGTTTGAAGACGTGACGATGCCGCGGGGGACAAGACCTTACCAGAGTAAAGACCCTTTTAACCGTCTGAACTGGAAAGCCACAGCACGAACAGGGGAAATTCAGACCAATGTATATGAAAATGTGACCTTGTCTAAATGGACGATGGTCATTAATGTTCGTTCCGACGAGACTGTTTCTTCCACCATCCCTGACTTGGAAACCGTCCTCAGCCAGGCTTGCTTTGCGGTCCGTTACGCTGTCCGTCACCAAATTCGTTTTGATCTTTATGTCAATGTCCGGATTCCAGGATCGGATAATGGCCTTTATCTTGCCGCAGATGAAGGAAAGCAGCATGGCATGAGAGCGCTTGAAATTTTCGCCCGCCTGAGACACGGGCAGCTGACGATTTCAGAAGACAGGCTCCTGCAGCGTATTCTGAGCAGCCGCTCTGAACCTCCGAAGGCCATTCTGCATTTTGGTACATATGGCTATATGGAGCGGTTTTATTACGGAAAAGCCGGGAAATTAGGCACACAGGCAATCTTGATCCCATCAGAAGGAGGCGATGCAGATGTTTTGGCAACGTAG
- a CDS encoding AAA family ATPase gives MDIQQTLHSVKKEVGKVLTGKEELTELILVSLISGGHILLEDVPGTGKTVMAKTMARLTDGSFKRIQFTPDVLPGDVTGVQFFNPKTQEFEMRPGPVMANILLADEINRATPRTQSSLLEVMEEAQVTIDGTTLPLPQPFIVIATQNPIESQQGTFALPEAQMDRFLMQIRSGYPTVEEERLMIRLYKGKKPFEELEPVLKTEDLLHMKKEAGQVAIHESVEDYLLQIIRATRESEDTDAGVSPRGTLSFVRSIQAKACLSGRTYATPDDVKTLAPFVLSHRLVLTLESSMTKTKEDVLQRILEQIPAPVEEGYVR, from the coding sequence ATGGACATACAGCAAACATTGCATAGCGTAAAAAAAGAAGTTGGAAAAGTACTTACAGGAAAAGAGGAACTTACCGAACTGATTCTTGTAAGCCTGATCAGCGGCGGACATATTCTCCTTGAAGACGTGCCAGGCACAGGAAAAACCGTGATGGCTAAAACGATGGCACGCCTGACTGACGGCTCATTCAAAAGAATTCAGTTTACCCCTGATGTGCTGCCCGGAGATGTTACCGGTGTACAGTTTTTCAACCCCAAAACCCAGGAATTCGAAATGCGACCGGGACCTGTTATGGCTAATATTCTTCTTGCTGATGAAATAAATCGGGCGACGCCGCGTACCCAGTCCAGCCTCTTGGAGGTGATGGAAGAAGCGCAGGTTACGATTGATGGCACAACGCTTCCCCTCCCTCAGCCTTTTATTGTCATCGCCACACAGAATCCGATTGAATCCCAGCAGGGAACTTTCGCTCTTCCAGAAGCCCAGATGGACCGGTTTCTTATGCAGATTCGTTCCGGCTATCCCACTGTGGAAGAAGAAAGATTGATGATCCGTCTTTACAAAGGCAAAAAACCTTTCGAAGAACTTGAGCCTGTTTTAAAGACCGAAGACCTTCTCCATATGAAAAAAGAGGCGGGACAGGTAGCGATTCACGAATCCGTAGAGGATTATCTGCTGCAGATTATCCGGGCAACACGGGAATCAGAAGACACAGATGCCGGTGTAAGCCCCCGAGGCACCCTGTCATTTGTACGGAGTATTCAGGCAAAAGCCTGCCTCTCAGGCCGGACCTACGCCACACCTGATGATGTCAAGACACTTGCGCCTTTTGTGCTGAGCCATCGTCTCGTCCTGACACTTGAAAGTTCAATGACGAAAACGAAAGAAGACGTGCTGCAAAGGATACTCGAGCAAATCCCCGCTCCGGTTGAAGAAGGCTACGTAAGATGA
- a CDS encoding helix-turn-helix domain-containing protein encodes MRNWLTALRLDRKLTQEDVAGRAFINRSYYAQIEKGSRNPSIRVAGHIARVLGFNPSAFFMEDFDDPFMSTLSSAPVILSHCDLELRYTWLYNPHPDFSENEWLGKRADELTCHPGGQKLTELKKEVIETGLMKRCVICYPLSSGEAYFDVHAQPLRVRDGSIIGAATMSTDLTYYFKETKNLYIKEEPVIDEC; translated from the coding sequence ATGAGGAACTGGTTAACCGCCCTCAGGCTGGATCGAAAACTGACACAGGAAGATGTCGCCGGCCGGGCATTTATTAACAGAAGCTATTATGCACAGATTGAAAAAGGGTCGCGCAATCCAAGCATACGCGTGGCGGGTCACATTGCCAGGGTACTTGGATTCAATCCTTCGGCTTTCTTTATGGAGGATTTTGATGACCCATTTATGAGTACTCTGTCCAGTGCACCTGTGATTCTCAGTCACTGCGACCTTGAACTGAGATATACCTGGCTTTACAATCCTCACCCGGATTTCAGTGAGAACGAATGGCTTGGTAAGCGTGCTGATGAACTGACATGCCACCCTGGTGGACAAAAGCTGACGGAGTTGAAAAAAGAAGTGATTGAAACGGGGCTCATGAAGAGGTGTGTCATCTGTTATCCCCTTTCATCAGGTGAAGCCTATTTTGATGTTCATGCCCAGCCGCTTCGGGTCCGGGACGGCAGCATTATCGGCGCAGCCACCATGTCCACGGATCTCACCTACTATTTTAAAGAAACGAAAAACTTATATATTAAAGAAGAACCTGTAATAGATGAATGCTGA
- a CDS encoding sensor histidine kinase, with amino-acid sequence MKFQEQAFRINTKKVNPAEESFEEIGKMMAHEMRNLLTVWRVVVDLYECDIDTMHQTILSHEINSVEGFINRMMLISKSYRASDWKKEGINQLVRECIDALAFQAYKHNVSIKVCWLEEEYEPVVVKEQLSAGITELLKNAIQASGENSEVNITIKKEADRLQISIRDQGTGMDSDQVERLGRPTYMIEGYGTGLGVAVAKRGVFLHNGTLSYLSKEQEGTEVRLELPLSKTSFPEIMIPDDQAF; translated from the coding sequence GTGAAGTTTCAGGAACAGGCATTTCGAATCAATACAAAAAAAGTAAATCCTGCAGAAGAAAGCTTTGAAGAAATCGGTAAAATGATGGCTCATGAGATGCGAAATCTCCTTACAGTATGGCGGGTGGTAGTGGATCTGTACGAGTGTGACATCGACACGATGCATCAGACCATTCTTAGTCATGAAATTAATTCCGTAGAGGGCTTTATTAACAGAATGATGCTGATTTCGAAATCATACAGAGCTTCGGACTGGAAAAAGGAAGGTATAAATCAGCTGGTCAGGGAATGTATTGATGCACTCGCATTTCAGGCTTACAAGCACAATGTGAGCATAAAAGTCTGCTGGCTTGAGGAAGAATACGAGCCGGTTGTAGTAAAGGAACAGCTGTCTGCCGGGATTACAGAACTGCTGAAAAATGCGATTCAGGCTTCGGGTGAAAATAGTGAAGTTAATATTACGATAAAAAAAGAAGCAGACCGGCTGCAGATTTCAATTAGAGACCAGGGGACCGGCATGGACAGCGATCAGGTGGAGCGGCTCGGAAGACCGACATATATGATTGAGGGTTACGGGACAGGACTAGGTGTGGCGGTTGCCAAAAGAGGGGTCTTCCTTCACAATGGCACACTTTCTTACTTAAGCAAAGAACAGGAGGGGACAGAAGTAAGGCTGGAACTTCCTCTCTCAAAAACCTCCTTTCCTGAAATTATGATTCCTGACGATCAAGCTTTTTGA
- a CDS encoding diacylglycerol/lipid kinase family protein, with product MICFFVNPASGGGNGTRVWKKVERAIRNRESWSVVFTEKPGSIKEHLESGAFSDITAAIAVGGDGTIHELANAIKGRDIHLGVIPAGSGNDFARALGISNDPVKAAENIFLGRTIRLDLGSLDERLFLTAVGSGFDGEVARVTNKAAYKKWLNRINAGRLAYLIGVVQVLIRYRSCKVRMEINDEKFELDNVWLIAAANLKYYGGGLPICPTADGEDGKLSICAIHGVSKLKALTILPRVVTGSHTGLKGVAMLEGQSCKITSDSPLPIQYDGEYAGKMNAVIRNIPSAITVII from the coding sequence ATGATTTGTTTTTTTGTGAATCCGGCTTCCGGAGGCGGAAACGGAACCAGAGTATGGAAAAAGGTTGAACGGGCAATTCGTAACAGGGAGTCATGGTCAGTGGTGTTTACTGAAAAACCAGGAAGCATTAAAGAACACCTTGAAAGCGGGGCCTTCTCTGACATCACTGCAGCGATAGCGGTAGGCGGTGACGGAACGATTCATGAACTGGCTAATGCAATAAAGGGCAGAGACATTCATCTCGGCGTCATTCCGGCTGGCTCAGGCAACGACTTTGCCAGAGCCCTGGGTATTTCTAATGACCCTGTTAAAGCGGCAGAAAATATTTTTCTGGGTCGGACAATCCGGCTGGATCTGGGGAGCCTGGATGAACGCCTGTTCCTGACAGCTGTAGGATCCGGTTTTGACGGAGAGGTTGCCAGAGTGACAAATAAAGCAGCCTATAAAAAGTGGCTGAACCGGATTAATGCAGGCAGACTTGCCTATCTGATCGGAGTTGTGCAAGTGCTGATACGCTACCGTTCCTGTAAAGTACGCATGGAAATAAATGATGAAAAATTTGAACTGGATAACGTGTGGCTTATTGCAGCAGCGAATCTGAAATATTATGGGGGAGGACTTCCAATTTGTCCGACTGCGGATGGAGAAGACGGAAAACTATCGATTTGCGCCATTCACGGTGTATCAAAGTTGAAAGCGCTGACGATACTTCCGCGAGTCGTGACAGGAAGTCACACAGGATTAAAAGGAGTGGCCATGCTGGAAGGACAAAGCTGCAAAATCACCTCCGATTCACCTCTTCCTATTCAATATGACGGGGAGTATGCTGGAAAAATGAACGCGGTTATTCGTAATATACCGAGCGCAATAACTGTCATAATTTGA